TGGTTTATATTATTCCTATCACCACAATTTGAATACGCATTATTTGTCTCAAATATATAATCATAAATCTAGActaatgctgaaaaaaacaaatcctaGTGACAATGCTGTGCTGTTGATAAGCTAAAAACAGCATATCATGAGAAGGCAAACGAATCATTCCGTTTACTTTGTAAATAATCCATTAGCTAAACTTCTATTTTAGGCTGGATGCTTGATGCTTAACACTAAGAAGCCCAAATACCCTTTGTATCCCTTATAACAGAGAAGAAACTTGTAAAATGCCTTTGGTGCATCAGCTTATTGTatgaatgttttaaagaaacTCGCTAGTAGGAAATGTAAGTGGGcttttttgtgttgtttaaTACTCCAAGTGTCACTTCATTCTTTAAAGGGTTAGaacagaggagggggaaaggggaggaagcCTTACTTAATTTGTTGCATATGTCCCAACGTGTTATACAACTAAGTGTATTATACCAGAAAACTAAAGCAGTCTGCACTCCAGCAAACTCTGTGTAACTCAAAATAGGAGAATAATCTGGCCACAAGCAAGACAAAATTTTAGTGAAACTTCCTCTCatattatatatacacacactttACAAGCTACATCGAGTGTCCTTTCATATTCCAAAAGAAATACATTGTAGACACCAAACATACTGTACTTTTACTTAAAGGCTTCATCAAACCATATGTGCAGACACTTGAGAAGACGAGAGTGTCAAGCTTCCTAGGGTCCTAGAGTCAAAGAAATTCTGCTGCCCCCCACTGCTAAGTAAGTGCACTCCTTCCACAGGGGGCAACATCTGCCGATCCGTCATGGTTCCACTTGGTGAGGACCCCAAGAAACTTCCTTGGGAAGAAACGATTTTCTCAGGACTGGCAGCCAGTTTAGGGGATGTGGAAAAGTTATATCCATAGAGCGCACAGGGACTGTGCAGTCTAAACGTGTTGTAGGAGCCTTGGTGGGTTTGATTAGCAGTAAAGGCATTGCTGGATGGGGAAGGCATGATGTACTGGAGCTGTGGAGACATCCCTGAAATCTGCATGGATAAGCCAGTCTGCGGGCAGCTGAATGCATCCCCTTCATTGCCACTCATAGACATATTCACAGTTGTGCTACTCGACACACCGACATAGGAGGGAGTCCTTGGGGGTGCAAAGGTCTCACTGGTCTGGTTCGTGAGCCGGTTGTAGGTTTCAGCCAAGGAAGTGCTGTATCTGTTCAGGGTCAAGCCTGAGCGGGCACAAGCTGTGTAGTCAGCTGGAGCAAGGGTACACAGCTGGCTAGTGTTGGGACTGAGGTGGAAGGCTGGAGATGAGCAAGGGGAACCTGGTAGAAGGTGAGGGTGGGTAGATGGCACTCCACTGCCAGATCCCTGGAGTAAAGTAGAGGAACCTGCATTTCCTGGAAGAGAATATTACAGTGTAAGAAGCACATTGGGAAAGGTCCATTTCCTAGGTAACAGATCAAGACCTTTGCCTTTTATAACAACCCTTGAGATGGAATCCAAATCAAATCAATTAAAAACTTGTACATACATGTGCAGGAGGATGTGTGAGTAAACCACATGCATATATCTAAAGAAACACCTTGACCAAGAAAGAGAACCGAAGTTACATTTTTACAGCCATCACTCAGTACTTAGAGCTCCTGCCCAAAAGGTTAACTGCTCCTTATATGACATGGAAGGAAATTGCATGACAGTCAAGATGTAACCAAGTGAGTACCACATCACAGGACGCCTTCTGCAAAATTATGATTTTTGGCTTGTCTATGCTCTTGCTACAGTTCAGAATGGGTTTCAAGCACTCTCTGCCTGACTGTCACTGTCAGAGCACCACATGAGGAACCAGCTCCTTAGCTCAGATGACAGAGGCTCTCACAGATAACAGCTTTAGGAAAGTTCCCAACTTCAGAACAAAACTTCAGAACAAAAAATTTCTGACTTCAAACCAGAAAATTCTGAGAACAACCAAAAAGGTTCAGAACAACTTCAGGAAAAGTGTAGGCTGAACAATGTGCATAGCTGCTTCATTCCTTGAATAGGTAGATTGGGAGTCAACTGTTTGAAAATTGTTAATTTACTGGTATCAGAACTTTTTACATTACAAATCCCAGTGCTGAATGCTCCTGAAAGCACACTGCTTGCTACAGGTGAAGCCTTTTCTCAGGACTGAAAGTTTCCCAGCTGcaagaaacatttccttttcttaaaagatTGTATCTTCCTGAAAACTCAGCGTAGAAAAATTTACTGGGGCCTTTTATAGTCTCCCAGGCAGAAGACACTTAAAAAGGAAGACCTCCTGTTTACGAATCACATTAACAATCAAGCAGCCTGATgctgcaaagaaataaatgctgtCCATAAGCTAACAGTTGATCATAATAGCTGAGctagtaaaaagaaaaatacattattaatgaacactgcctgctgcttcttctCTGTTAACAGGATACCACAAGCACAAAGCACCATTAGACACAGCCACATTACAGAAATCCTGGTATaagacatatttttcttttaatctcaATCAATGCCTCCACTACCTGAAGGTGGGCACTTTCAGCATTAACAACCAGGACAAATTTCAAATGGGGTCTTTCGGAAAGTCTCTATGTCCAAGGTATAGGTGGCTACAGATTTTGCAAGGATCCCAGTTTCCATCCTCAGAATATCAAGAGTAACTTCAACAATCTTCTTAACCTCAGgtaacagcagaaaaggaagtgaGACGTTCATAGCAGCAGTTCCTGTGCTCTCAAACAATGCTCCTACATACAAACGGCCAATGAAGCTGGTCTTTTTCCTAAACAGATTGCCTGCATCATCAGTTGCCTTTCAATCTTACAGAGTTTTACAAGGGATTTCAGGTCTCAATCTAACTTCTCATTAAAGGCCTCTCCGATGAGACCACCCCTCACCCCCATGCTCCACCCAAAACTTTGCCAACACTCACTCAATGTATCTCTGACTTGGCACAAAACCTTTTAGTTGCCCACATCAAGGACTGATGCTCAAGATCTCTTGAAGGAGTGAACTAAGAAGCTGACAAAAGTGATTTTTTGAATTTCTGGATTTTCTGGATTTTTGCTCTGAGGAGGTTTAACAACTTTGCAGTCATTATCAAGAAAGCAGACTGGATGTTTGTAAATTTGGTAGCAGAAAATGTGAAGAATTGGGAGCAATATGTCTGATTTAGctgggaaaaggctgagaggttTTCTACATGCATTGGTGTactctggaaataaaagaacTCAGAAAAGAGTACAGAGACTCCATTCTCTGTCCAAATAGgccatttaaatatttttctcacttaTGACACTACCTGCACAATGGGGAAAGTGGAAACAAAGAGGTTTCCAACAAAgagtgaggagcaggaaaaagcaaaatggaGAGGAGATCCAATTTTTTAAGCTCTAGGATGCAGATAAAGTTTGTTGGCCCACTTACTGAACAATTTGCAGGTCTTTAAGAATCAAGAAGGGgttctaagaagaaaaaaaattaagcgccctactattttttctttccttttgagaACATTTCTAttctaattccttttttttttttttttcttaaaaacacaaGTGATTCCTACACTGGGATTTGGGTGTGTACAACAGAAGTTATCTGTAAGTGATCTCTACCTTTTGTAACTAGCCAGAGCATAATGCTAAGGAACAGGTTGTTCAATTCTTGTCTAACTGGCATTCTCCTCCACATGTGATCTGATTTTTGTTTACAATCTAACATTTTTATTGCCACAGTGGTTGAGTTAGCATTCGTTTTCTAACTTAGAATAGCTGATATGGGGGGATGGGTGCACTGTGGTTAGTTGGTTGTTTCTGTCTTGCAAGTGACACACTTACCTAGACTTACGTAAGGTATGATGGGCAAAGCTTCATcttctttggtttttgttttgaaagaacaCAAAGACAATTGTTACCTTGTTTGGGTATCCCAGGTATATCCTCAAATGTAAGCGTCCTCAGGGAAGGTCTCCAGAAGGCGTAAGACTCTACCAGAGCTTCCAGTCCCATTCTATTTAGAACAAAAGAATCATGGTGTCATGAAAGCAACCTGTATTTTGCCACACATCTCTGGATAGTCTACCTCAGAAACATATAAAAATTAGTAAGATTTCAGGATTATTTTGAAGTTGACTTTGCATTTTAGAAAAGAGCCTTACAGCCTATCCACGAGACCACAGAGACCTGCAATCACTGGGCTGACACCACACAAAGTGTTTTCCAATTCCACAAGCCTGGCTCTCTACTTCAATATTTTGGGTCTTTTGGGACAGCTGTTTGAGTGGGAAGACTTGGCTAAAACGATGCTAAATGTTTTGCTAGTATGATATTTCTTAAAGAGATCATCCAGAGGGATGTTCTGCTATTTCTTCCTAGAAAAAAGGTAATCCGCTGACAACTTCTATTAAAACAGAATTCCCAGTCATTACTGATGAGCTGGAAAATCACACTCAGAACATGAGCAAGGCATGGGTGTACAGATGTTTTGCTACTAAAATCACATATAAAGCAACGTTGTCTTGGTTACTACCTGCTAAGCAAAATGCCTTTAGAAACTAAAAGTCTTCGTTTATTTTCTTGCCAGTGTcctgagaaaacagaagtgacTGTGTAGACAATGGTGGCAGACACTAATTAGAAGAATCTCTGTTTCCTGAATGTAAAGGCCCATTTGTTTTCTGACAATTATTTATGAATAATGTACCTCAGAGGTATATATGCTTAGAGGTATAATTTTGGTGTTATTTTTGGCTGCTGGGCCCCAGAGGCCTGTTAAGTGTCAGCATCAGGCACACACCAAATACAAGGGCTTGCCTTCGAGCAGCAGCACTTTGTAAACTTGAATTATGCAAATAGCCTGATGTGAAGCAACCAACATGTTCTGATACTGCTCCTTCCAGCAGGAGCACAAATGTCTGTCAGGAAACATTTATGAAGCATTTATTAGCTGAACCTGGACTAAAAAGATAGCCTTAATTTTCTGCAGTAATGGTGAATTTTCATTTCTAGTTAAAGTGGAGATAAAAGCCACCTCCTGGAGGAGTGTAGCCAAGGTGATAATTTATACAAGATGCCTTCGAACAATTTCCACATTTTATCACCACCCTAATTTGCGCTATCAAATGCCCAAGTTTATTTAACAAAACAGTTATGTTTTTCCCAAAGTATTTAAAGGGAGAAATTCTGGTCCTTTCCTGAGTAAAAGTTTTTATAGGGTCAAACTTAAGGCCCACCTGAAGAATGAAACTATTCTCAGCACATAAATTCTGTTGCACTTTGCAAATGCACAgggaatgtttttaaaaggtgAAGCTACTGATTTCTGTAAAATAGCCTGTGGGACTGAACAGGAATGACCTAGAAGGGCATATTTTTAGCTAAACAGAATTACTGCACGCAGCAGTGCAGAGTAAGATAGCTGCAATTATTAAAGCAATACTGAAAAGCTGGGTATAATTTTaccacagtatttttttaaacttgttgCAGACTAAAATGCCTCAATGATAAACCTACCAGCTAGAACAATGAGAGTAACAGAACCTTAACatttaatttcagtatttaGTAACAGAGTAAATTAATAACGGACTGAATAAATGCATAGAAATTTTCCTTGACAATTAAAATTCTGAGCTGAATTCCCAAACACACTTACCCAGTAATGCAGactataaaagaaaacagcaatacCGACCTCAGTAAAGCAATGTCAATTTGCAGCAAACAAGAGTTTGCAGAGTCAATTCTGTAACGAGTGTGTTTGTAGAGTAAAAGCACTCAGACCTCATTTAAAGGCTgctccaaaatattttacagatgaTGGCTCTTCCTTCAGGACTGGCCTTCTTAATCCATTTCCATAAAAAATAACTGTCTTCCATACAAAATATCCAGCTTTTTTTCTAATGCCTGAACCAGACTATTCTTAGCAGCCAAACAGAAAACACCTCTCTGGATACAGCCAGTCCCATAACTGTATTTGTGCAGTTGCAGATGCAGTACTCTTACACTGTCCTCAGGTAATACCAGAGCTGTCCTGCCATCTTAAGACCTGTTCAAAACTGGTTTCTGAAcagttctttcctttctgttttaaaggGTATCTTCTCTTGTTTCATATAACATAATGGAAGAAATTCCAAGTCTACCTAAACTTGTACGTTTCAGAGGATCAGGATTTCACACTTCTTAGGAAGTTCCTTAGTACTTATCTTATAGTTCTGCAAAGAGCAAGCGTAACAGAGACACTGTCTATGAGAGAGAGCTTTCAAACAGGGCACGTATGGGAACCCTTTTCTTCCTAAAGTACACAGAGCATGTTTTGCTTCAGACACTGCATTTAcctggaagctgctgttcaCTTAATTTCTAACTAGAAGGCTACAAAGGACTGCCAAACTCTATTTATGTCAGTGCCTGGGACATCCCATTTGGGCTGCAGAGCATGGATAATTATTTCTTGCTAGAAGACAAAATCTCAAAGATACTGAAAAGATACTTAACAGTGAACGCCTGTAAGTCTTTACAAAAACCTCATCCTTTCTGTAAGTATTCatcttctaaaaactactctcATTTGCTGTCCAGTCTCAGCTTGCATGTAAATCAGGTGTAGGCACAAAACAGGCTTTAATGCTGTAGCATCTGCTAACAGACAAGCTCAATAAAGTAACTATCAAAAAGAAACTCTCTGATCATTCCTACCAGCACACAGTCTGCTCCCTTCTCTGCAAGGCTTGTCATAAATATAGCAGCTGCAGACACCAAATGCAATGTGGTTGCTGGAACTGAAGTATAATATACATCACAATAAAATACTGCGCTTTTTTAGCTGAAATGGTTTAACATACAATTCAAAGCAGGCTTAATTAGCTTGCATTAAACAGTCGTTGGGTAAAATACCTCATCAGCCCTGGCAGCCTGGACCAGACCCAAATCTCCACTTTGCACTACTCAGATTTCCCATTGCAATTTTGAAAGATTCGTGGATCAAGAGAGAATAAGCAATTAATCAGTCCATCCGCAACAGAAGAGGTGGAAACCAGTCTCATTTCAAGGTCTTCTATAGCCTGCTAGAAAAGGTATTCACCTAGGAAGTGGATTTAAAACTTCTTAGACTAAGTAGACCCTTGAACACAGGTCTTCCACCTCCTAGGCAAGTATACTCAATGTAAGGTTACTGCACAAAGCAGTTTCTCCCCCTTTAGGAGGAAACAAGCCGTCCATCTGTGCTATATGCCACTTCCATGCAAGAGAACCTGGGCTTAGAGTTTGAGAAGGGTATCTGTAACTTGTGTCTCCAgccaggagaaagaggagatttCAAGCGCAGCATGAAATCACGGACCTGAGGATACATTAAGTCCATTTGCAGCCTTCATGGTGTCTCACTGCTTCCACTGAAAGGAAGCTTGAGTTCATGAGTGCCAGCCTGTTCTTGACCTAGATGGTCAGAGGTGTAGCAAAGTGAGCTCACCATAGAGAACATTACTGAGTGGTCCCTCAAGGAGTACGAGCTCTCAAATTAGTTTGTGTCTAAGTACAAGTGTTCACCTTGAACAGCCTTCACAAACTGATTCTGTCAGCAGGAACaagcccagctccttcccaacACCTACCTGTTACGGCCTGAATCTCTAAAGCCTTTGGCGAATGGATTCCTATCAATCTTCAGACGAGTTATCTGTGAATATGATTAAGAGAAATTACTATCTTTCAACTTAGGTAAGTAGCAGAGAAAACAACTCTTCTGACAGAAGTAAGCTGACAATAGAAACATCTTCATATTTGTATGGTTTAAGATGGTTGTcctgaaacagcaaaataagGACCAATCTTCTGATCATTATTTTTACAGATCCCCAGAGAAACTAATAGGTATTTAAAGTTGCCAAATGGCAGTTGGAATTACTGAGAAAAACTTGAGGCAAATTTCATTCTTCACCTAGGAGAGTACACTGtctgactgaaataaaatttaaattaaattttatttctgtactgGTCAAGaaggaaatgtgaaaagaaagatTATCTCTAGGTTATTATCCTCCATAAAAAAGAcaccaaaccaaccaatcaaccaaaaaacccagcaaaataCACCCCACCCCAAAtaactgtaatttattttaataaatgggAAAGTCACCAAATACttatatttcagtatttatgtGGCTCTCCTGCCCTTCTCTTTGTAAAGATATCAATGCATATGTAATTTCAAAAAATACAGCTGCAATAATTTATGTAGAATTAATAAAATGTCACAACACTCACTGTGGTGTCATTACGTCTGCTAATACTTCAACGAGAGGTAGAAACAGCTGAGTGATACAACCTGCAGTTTACTTTTGACTTTGAATCTGTGTGGATCCAGATAAATTGCCCATAATAATATAAGTTGTATGCAGTTAATAAAAACTACTGAAACTTTCTTCAGAACTCAGCTTCTCTGTTAAGGTCCTGGGAGTATTAAAAGCACTGGAGTCAGGAacaaaagtgctttaaaaattctATCCAGACATGTATCTACATTTAAAGGTGTAGAAACACCTTTAAAAATCAGACTGCTCTTTGCCCTGTTCTTCAATGCTATATTTATAATCAAGACACCATTAAGCATGCTAATTAGACTGTGTGATCTCCATAATAAGAATGATTTTTTACATGCAACATCTCCGAAGTCTCAGCTATAGCCTCCAGGCACGGCAGCAATACTACCAGTGAAAGCTACTTGTACAAAAAGGGtttagataattttattttaataagagtTACAATAAAActatttgcttttctcctatCTTTTATGTCTCTGGACTGCTCTGAAAAGCCTGTAAAGTGCTAATCAGAAAGCCCAAATTACCTGTTGATTTTGGTATGCTGTGACAGTAGTGAAAACTGTCTCTGGAAAGGAGAAGGCTTTCACCCCTTCTCCTGAAGGGATGGGCTTGACAGGGGACAGATCATCACCACAGTCTTTTCGGATGACGTGCACACGAGGCTGGTATTTATGCATAGAATGAAGGATAATCTACATAgtcatgaaaggaaaaagataacaTTTATTAGAAAGGACACCCTGCTGTTTCAGGACTAAGAGCTTTTTGGAACAGGTTATGGTATGTGTTTACCATGCCACTTACTGGaaatcaaatgttttctttaaccTCTGAAGGTTCTCGTTACAGTAGTCTAATCCCTGTGCATTTATGTTATTGCCAACCctaagcatttaaaaattacgACTCAGGAGCTCCAAATTCAGAGACTGGCTCAATTGAAACTGGCtcaaaaaaatgaggaaaaaaaaaaagagagaaatcagGAGTGAAGTCTAAGTCCCACTGGAATTATGAAAGTTTTGTCacttttttccactgaagtcTGGATTTGATCTAACAGGattaacagcagcagaaatttgccttttgtttttggAACCTTCAGGATATGCTATTGGagcaattttttccttatatcccAAAGGCTGGAAACAAGTCTTGGTTGGAACACAAGCTGAGACTCTCACACTTTGAAGAAACATAAACTTAAGAGTAAAATGATACCAAAATCCAAAACTCCAAAGTGTTAATAGGAATTGATTTATAATACAGACGATGAATTTCAATAAACAAACCCCTCCCAACATACAAAAACTcaatcaaaaataaattataaaaaagaagTGGATGAACTCATAGGGCATAAAATTAAACACACAAATACCTCTTGGTACTGCATCACAATTTTAGAGGAGATtgcaaatacagaatttttcctctattttaCTCCACTTCAGCTAACCACTATTAAAATAGAagatttcaataaaaaaaattttaagtttaaCTATTATTGTTGGAAGCCCTAAGAAATTAGTAACTTGATAAATAAATAGTCCTATGGCTATTGGCCTGTGGAACTACTAATCAACATTCTGGGGaagctttttaatttcctgctcCTTGAGTAGCCTCAGAGTGTACGTGTGCTCAAGCACTGAACAGAGCCCCTATGCCAGACACTGTGGAAGTTCATTCACCCAAACAATATAGAGGACATTACATTCATTTGGATAAACTAGAGTTTGGTTAGTTTAATACACTTGGTCCTGGCCAGATTACATGACCCTGTTTTGGTAAGGCAAGTTTCTGGATAATCAGGGGTTTTATTAGCCTTTGAGTAAGGATTTGACAATGACATCATAGGCTCCATTTAATTTGCCCAGGGAGTGCCCTATGGATGTTCTCATACGAAGTCTTTTTCGAGTTTCTGAGATCTTGAACAGAGCAAGATTTTTTATCATGCAaaagtgttttctcttttacaacACTCCTTCCAGTTCTCCAGTGGCAAAGATctacaaaatgaaaagatggAGAGGACAGCACATTCCTCATCCTGTTTTCCTGTGAACACCGAGTGGTACCAGGGGAGATACTGGTGCAACAGAAAAAGACGTGATCAAGGAAAGATGTTTCACTATTCAAACCCCCTGCAACTCTGTGCCTTGCCATTTGTCTGGATGCCACTGAGCACGCCACGTTCTGCTCCCACACGGATTACTTGACCCCATCAGCTCTGTGGTGCAAACTACTGCTTGCCCGCACATCAGCGATAACCCTGGCAGTCACAAAGAGCTCTGCTCACACGTCAGAACAAGTGAAATCAAAGCAGCACGGAGATGAACATCTCCCACTGCTTATCTGGGTGGCTATTACAGCTAAACTGATCCATGTCATCCCCTAAGAGACACGTGTCTGGCCCTGTCCTATACTGAAATTTCCTGTGCTGACACACTGTTTGGCAACTAGCAAATCCGTAGCAATAatcttttttcttgattttgtaCCATGTCTTCTAACAATGGGATCTTTGTTAGTGATCTGAAGGACTCTGAACTCTAAATAATGCATAACTGTAAAGCCCCTGTGAATTAAAGAGCAGCATATGAATATAGGACATAAAAGGAGAAGGAGATACAACATCCACTCCAAAACCATTTTAGCTTTATTATTCAAAGCATCACCTaaagctactgtgaagaaaaagctAACAAAAAGGAGATTCTGGCTTTTCATTTCACAGTGCTTGCACATTTAAAAGCACCAACAGGATCTAACAGTTTATGTGCAGAAACAGCAACTTTTCCTTCATGCCCTTAAAATccaacaccaaaaaaccccaatcagAAGTCCTGCTGTGTTCCCAAATATGAACTGGAATTACATTCAACTCACAGTTGAAGAGCCTGCCTCTCTCTACAAAGCCCTCTCAGAACAAGATCAAAACACTTCATGGGGGAATAAACCTCTCtcacaaaaagtaaaattatattttggCCACA
The window above is part of the Corvus moneduloides isolate bCorMon1 chromosome 3, bCorMon1.pri, whole genome shotgun sequence genome. Proteins encoded here:
- the TBX18 gene encoding T-box transcription factor TBX18 produces the protein MADKRRSSPGTTMSLKAHAFSVEALIGAEKQQQQQPPPPPPRQPKRRKLGGEDEAAEDEGGSGCCAKSSPAAAIGRTCGDMDLGCAARAPAGGCEESFLAASPPASPGGSPKGSKPGSPLPTPQAPRVDLQGAELWKRFHEIGTEMIITKAGRRMFPAMRVKISGLDPHQQYYIAMDIVPVDNKRYRYVYHSSKWMVAGNADSPVPPRVYIHPDSPASGETWMRQVISFDKLKLTNNELDDQGHIILHSMHKYQPRVHVIRKDCGDDLSPVKPIPSGEGVKAFSFPETVFTTVTAYQNQQITRLKIDRNPFAKGFRDSGRNRMGLEALVESYAFWRPSLRTLTFEDIPGIPKQGNAGSSTLLQGSGSGVPSTHPHLLPGSPCSSPAFHLSPNTSQLCTLAPADYTACARSGLTLNRYSTSLAETYNRLTNQTSETFAPPRTPSYVGVSSSTTVNMSMSGNEGDAFSCPQTGLSMQISGMSPQLQYIMPSPSSNAFTANQTHQGSYNTFRLHSPCALYGYNFSTSPKLAASPEKIVSSQGSFLGSSPSGTMTDRQMLPPVEGVHLLSSGGQQNFFDSRTLGSLTLSSSQVSAHMV